One Flavobacteriales bacterium DNA segment encodes these proteins:
- a CDS encoding putative manganese transporter codes for MDFNLWEFIVENLEAAGVIGGYVSISIIGVTLITHYSGKKIKESAQIGPKWAQPIIGGLLGLIPGCGGTIVASSMYKNNKLSFGGLFATFITTLGEGSFVLLGASDEANVAANLTAFMIVNIVGFIVGVVLGYVVDAFGFRVANNYSLKEENNEQCDFSENTTLAHKFIEQFGLYIILALAIFLAPGSIMALWGGEIEAIADLTVGATIALTVISIIYYLVNKLVLKECCNFGSNESIKTTLIDSVVDITLVVTYVFLGLITFNFIIDVLVGAEAFESWMKSSTFVVVIIAALIGATPGCGGMIAVAVTYITIPDFPIAALIAAAIATSGDGIFPLLAENKKDAIIITLAGFIVALVVGFATLALGI; via the coding sequence ATGGATTTTAATTTGTGGGAATTTATTGTAGAGAATCTTGAGGCCGCAGGGGTTATTGGAGGTTATGTTTCTATCTCTATCATTGGAGTAACGTTAATCACACATTATTCAGGTAAAAAAATAAAAGAAAGTGCTCAAATTGGGCCAAAATGGGCACAGCCTATTATTGGAGGTTTACTGGGGCTAATCCCTGGTTGTGGAGGTACAATAGTAGCTTCGTCAATGTACAAAAACAATAAACTCTCGTTTGGAGGACTTTTTGCGACTTTCATCACAACGCTTGGGGAGGGGTCATTTGTTTTATTAGGGGCTTCTGATGAAGCCAATGTAGCTGCCAACTTAACTGCATTTATGATTGTTAATATCGTTGGATTTATTGTTGGAGTTGTTTTAGGCTATGTAGTGGATGCCTTTGGATTTAGAGTAGCCAATAACTACTCGCTAAAAGAAGAAAATAATGAGCAATGTGACTTCTCTGAAAATACAACGTTAGCCCATAAATTCATTGAACAATTTGGTCTTTATATCATTTTAGCCTTAGCCATCTTCTTAGCTCCTGGATCGATCATGGCTTTATGGGGTGGAGAAATTGAAGCCATAGCTGATTTAACTGTTGGAGCAACAATAGCGCTTACTGTAATTAGCATTATTTACTATTTAGTGAATAAACTTGTCTTAAAAGAGTGTTGTAATTTTGGAAGTAATGAAAGCATTAAAACTACTTTAATTGATTCAGTTGTTGACATTACATTAGTTGTGACCTATGTCTTTCTAGGATTAATTACTTTTAACTTTATTATTGATGTATTGGTAGGAGCTGAAGCTTTCGAATCTTGGATGAAATCATCAACATTTGTAGTCGTTATCATCGCCGCTTTAATCGGAGCAACTCCTGGTTGTGGGGGAATGATTGCAGTTGCTGTTACCTACATTACCATTCCTGATTTTCCTATAGCTGCTTTAATTGCTGCAGCTATAGCTACTAGTGGAGATGGAATTTTCCCGCTTCTGGCTGAAAACAAAAAAGATGCTATCATTATTACATTAGCAGGTTTTATTGTTGCTTTAGTGGTAGGATTTGCCACGCTAGCATTAGGTATATAA
- a CDS encoding gliding motility-associated C-terminal domain-containing protein, with protein MNRGIKALFIVLLMLLYGYRVQVMAQCSIPSLIPNHNFESKVSCPTASGQITAATAWQETSNFSAEYYNCGFTNIASTYNAPPTPSAGTGYIGLANQSTGNKQYASACLSSGLIAGLSYTYQFDIAAANGSSSSLFNGATSDLSYTMVLYGNTACPVPAYPSNSCPSPADGWQVLTTVTITVSASEWTTHSIEFVPSANIQSIAIGPDCNTASNTTGLCSGGLCYNYYYLDNLILNLTNLYPTVEAGQDLTNDCTTPTNTLTANVSGGTPNFNYEWAPTTGLDNPLSQTPVANPTATTDYIVTISDANGCEDKDTIRVIVDKTPPNASAGPDKTINCTNPTITLAASGGGTYSWSPAIGLNSTSIASPSSSATATTNYTVTVIGDNGCVNTDEVLVTVDKDLPNAQTGPDITTSCNVPDAQLSASGGGTYSWSPNIALTNSTIANPIARPATTTTYTVTVTAPNGCESTASTTVTINTPTPLALPGNDIKRCGVNTVTFAPDLSTQLPIDTYLWTAANNNPSTVSFVDATDPNTAVNNLVEGTYQFYYTVANNICPAVTDSLLVFIYDPPFADAGQDDSLCQLYSTILNANIPQGTSSGTWSLQSNYPNPNPGAVVFSDVNNPNATVSGLSEGVYHLIWTVRNGVCPAARDTVEISVFDEPIAVAGVNDSLCGLYSVNLNASPALGTSTGVWTAAQNNPSMAIFSNDISPFSTISGLVEGTYTFQWTVSNGSCTSAVDTVYISVFDTPVAVAGTPLSICGEDTLNLDTLFFLNANDPVGTASGIWSVSQYFNNPSIPVFIDDTSHVTGVTNLLEGAYRLVWKVSNGNCTPAYDSVEILALDKPRAVVGDDQSWCAIYATDLEARTVVGNAVGEWSIPTNWNNPSTVTIDDVLDANSQVSGLIEGVYKLVWTVSNGNCDPATDTLTINIYDQPVADAGSDIELCAIYNTSLNAVDPIGTSSGVWSQDISYNGNTLVSFDDDTLNTTNSQNYIEGTYQLIWTVSNGVCNVDKDSVLVTIYDMPIADAGFDQYNCDVDTVEFSGQGNVGTAIGEWMLSPLYPYPSIPTFRDHSNGNTLGDNFIVGDYMVLWVVENGVCPSDTDTVFIHNMERPVAIANYEEQQCDNKCFEVVSLSTAPEGDGVLMHWIIDQQDYYDSVPEICITTAGEYEVKLEVTASNGCVDSLIDAPLIIVNPSPFADFEVLHETDSILELQRLDIENLASADVESYTYSMGNGDTIEEPDFLYFYHDFGRYNVTQWVENQYGCRDSVAIELDVKLRRSVFVPNTFTPNNDGLNDIFKPETRGLSEEFYEFTIYNRWGTLIFTSTSPSIGWDGTYKGETVEDDGYIWKLKYAKEDGIEIHQEQGHVMIYKYSRR; from the coding sequence ATGAATCGGGGGATTAAAGCTTTGTTTATTGTGCTTTTGATGTTGCTCTATGGATATAGAGTTCAAGTGATGGCGCAATGTAGTATCCCGTCTCTAATTCCTAATCATAATTTTGAAAGCAAAGTGAGTTGCCCTACAGCATCAGGGCAAATTACTGCAGCTACTGCTTGGCAGGAAACCTCAAACTTTAGTGCTGAATACTATAATTGTGGGTTTACCAATATCGCATCTACGTACAATGCTCCTCCAACACCAAGTGCTGGAACAGGTTATATTGGTTTAGCCAATCAATCTACAGGTAATAAACAATATGCGAGTGCTTGTTTGTCTAGCGGTCTAATAGCTGGGCTATCTTATACTTATCAATTTGATATTGCTGCTGCAAATGGAAGTTCATCAAGTTTGTTTAATGGAGCAACAAGTGATCTATCCTATACGATGGTTCTTTACGGAAATACGGCTTGTCCTGTACCAGCTTATCCGTCTAATTCCTGTCCTAGTCCCGCTGACGGTTGGCAGGTCTTAACTACAGTAACTATTACTGTTTCTGCCAGTGAATGGACAACCCATAGTATAGAGTTTGTGCCTTCTGCTAATATTCAGAGTATAGCAATTGGGCCAGATTGTAATACCGCTTCCAATACTACTGGATTATGTAGTGGAGGTTTATGTTACAACTATTACTATTTGGATAATCTTATTTTGAATTTAACCAACCTTTATCCTACAGTCGAAGCTGGACAAGATTTGACGAATGACTGTACAACACCAACCAATACTTTAACTGCTAATGTTTCCGGAGGAACACCAAACTTTAATTACGAATGGGCGCCTACTACTGGATTAGACAATCCACTTAGTCAAACTCCTGTTGCTAATCCTACAGCAACAACAGATTATATTGTAACAATAAGTGACGCTAATGGATGTGAAGATAAAGATACGATTAGGGTGATTGTTGATAAAACCCCTCCTAATGCCAGTGCTGGTCCTGATAAAACAATTAATTGTACTAATCCTACCATTACATTAGCAGCATCTGGGGGAGGAACATACTCTTGGTCTCCTGCAATTGGCTTAAATAGCACAAGTATAGCCTCACCGTCTTCATCGGCTACAGCAACTACAAATTATACGGTAACAGTAATAGGAGATAACGGATGTGTGAATACTGATGAAGTTTTGGTTACAGTAGATAAAGATTTACCCAACGCACAGACTGGACCAGATATTACTACCAGTTGTAACGTGCCAGATGCCCAACTTTCAGCTTCTGGTGGAGGGACTTACAGTTGGTCTCCTAATATTGCGCTAACAAATTCAACTATCGCAAACCCAATAGCTCGACCAGCAACTACTACCACTTATACGGTGACGGTAACAGCTCCTAATGGTTGTGAATCTACAGCAAGTACAACCGTAACAATTAATACCCCTACACCTTTAGCTTTACCCGGAAATGATATTAAAAGATGTGGAGTCAATACTGTAACTTTTGCACCAGATTTGTCGACTCAATTGCCCATTGATACTTATTTATGGACAGCTGCCAATAATAATCCCTCAACAGTTTCATTTGTTGATGCTACTGATCCAAATACAGCAGTCAATAATTTGGTAGAAGGTACTTATCAATTTTATTATACAGTAGCTAATAATATTTGTCCAGCTGTTACCGATTCACTATTGGTCTTTATATACGACCCACCGTTTGCTGATGCAGGTCAGGATGATAGTTTGTGCCAGCTTTACAGTACAATACTCAATGCTAACATTCCTCAGGGAACTTCTTCGGGGACATGGTCGCTGCAGAGTAATTATCCCAATCCTAACCCCGGAGCTGTAGTTTTTTCAGATGTTAATAATCCTAATGCTACGGTTTCAGGATTAAGTGAAGGGGTTTATCATTTGATTTGGACAGTTCGTAATGGTGTCTGTCCCGCTGCGAGAGATACTGTCGAAATAAGTGTTTTTGATGAGCCAATTGCAGTAGCAGGAGTAAATGATAGTTTGTGTGGTTTATATAGTGTAAACTTAAACGCTTCCCCTGCTTTAGGTACTTCTACAGGAGTATGGACTGCGGCTCAAAATAACCCGAGTATGGCAATTTTTTCAAATGATATTTCTCCTTTTTCAACGATTTCTGGTTTAGTTGAGGGAACTTACACTTTTCAATGGACAGTTAGCAATGGGAGTTGTACTTCGGCTGTTGATACAGTATATATTAGTGTTTTTGATACTCCTGTCGCAGTAGCAGGAACTCCTTTAAGTATTTGCGGAGAAGATACCTTAAACCTTGACACTTTATTCTTTCTCAATGCTAATGATCCAGTTGGAACAGCCTCAGGAATTTGGTCTGTTTCTCAGTATTTTAATAACCCATCTATACCTGTTTTTATTGATGATACTAGCCATGTTACAGGAGTTACTAACCTGTTAGAAGGAGCTTATCGTTTGGTTTGGAAAGTAAGTAATGGTAATTGTACCCCAGCTTATGATTCTGTAGAAATTCTTGCGCTTGATAAACCTAGGGCAGTTGTTGGTGATGATCAAAGTTGGTGTGCAATTTATGCCACTGATCTGGAAGCAAGGACAGTGGTTGGGAATGCAGTAGGAGAGTGGTCAATCCCAACTAATTGGAATAATCCCTCTACAGTAACTATTGACGATGTATTGGATGCAAATAGTCAAGTTTCAGGATTAATAGAAGGAGTTTATAAATTGGTATGGACTGTCAGCAATGGAAATTGTGATCCTGCAACAGATACTTTAACAATTAATATTTATGACCAGCCAGTAGCAGATGCAGGTTCAGATATTGAATTATGTGCGATATACAATACCTCTTTAAATGCTGTAGATCCAATTGGAACCTCTTCTGGAGTTTGGTCGCAAGATATCAGTTATAATGGTAATACTTTAGTGAGTTTTGATGACGATACCTTGAACACAACGAATTCTCAAAATTATATTGAGGGAACATATCAATTGATTTGGACAGTAAGTAATGGTGTTTGTAATGTCGATAAAGATTCAGTTTTGGTGACTATTTATGATATGCCAATAGCTGATGCAGGCTTTGATCAATATAACTGTGATGTTGATACCGTTGAATTCAGCGGTCAAGGAAATGTAGGAACAGCTATTGGAGAGTGGATGTTGTCCCCTTTATATCCCTATCCAAGTATTCCAACATTTAGAGATCATAGTAATGGTAATACATTGGGAGATAACTTTATTGTAGGTGATTATATGGTTTTATGGGTAGTAGAAAATGGAGTATGTCCATCAGATACTGATACCGTTTTTATTCACAATATGGAGCGACCAGTTGCAATTGCAAATTATGAAGAGCAGCAATGTGACAATAAATGCTTTGAAGTGGTCAGTCTATCTACTGCACCAGAAGGAGATGGGGTCTTGATGCATTGGATAATTGATCAACAAGATTATTATGATAGTGTTCCCGAAATTTGTATAACTACAGCTGGAGAATACGAAGTGAAATTAGAGGTTACAGCTTCTAATGGCTGTGTGGATAGCCTAATTGATGCTCCTTTAATTATAGTGAATCCATCTCCTTTTGCTGACTTTGAGGTATTACATGAAACAGACTCAATATTAGAATTACAACGATTGGATATTGAAAATTTAGCATCTGCCGATGTAGAAAGTTATACTTATTCTATGGGAAATGGAGACACAATTGAAGAACCCGATTTTCTTTATTTTTATCATGATTTTGGTCGCTATAACGTCACCCAATGGGTAGAAAATCAATATGGATGTAGAGATTCTGTAGCAATTGAGCTTGATGTAAAACTAAGAAGATCTGTTTTCGTTCCTAATACATTTACGCCTAATAATGATGGTTTAAATGATATTTTTAAACCCGAAACTAGAGGGCTTTCAGAAGAATTTTATGAGTTTACAATTTATAATCGCTGGGGAACATTAATTTTTACTTCAACTTCTCCTTCGATTGGATGGGATGGAACTTATAAAGGAGAGACCGTAGAAGATGATGGCTATATTTGGAAGTTGAAATATGCTAAAGAAGATGGTATTGAAATACATCAAGAACAAGGACATGTAATGATTTATAAATATTCAAGAAGATAA